The Dehalococcoidia bacterium nucleotide sequence TGTTGGGTATCCGCCTGCTGTAAACGGGTGGCATCTGTCAGCAAACAGACTCCAAGATTGACAACCACAGGTGCCCGTTATAGTCTCTGCGGGACATCTACCTCGGAGAATCGGGGTGAAGAGCACCTTGAAAGTAAGAGGATGATGGAGAGGGGGACCATGTTTACGGTCAAGAGTTGGTATGGAAAGTCCGCCATATTGTTTGCCGCTCTAGTAGCGGCTTTTCTTTTGGGCGTTGTGGCGTGTTCCGCTGAGGAGTCACCTGCTCCCGCTCCCGCACCGGAAATCGATACGGCGGCACTTTCGTCCGCAATCGAGTCGGCGGTTTCGAGCGCGGTCTCGTCAGCCGTAGAGGATGCAGTCTCATCCGCAGTCGCACAGGCTGTTGCCGAGGGCGGCTCCGATGAGATGTCGCCACAAGAGATCCAGGCGATGGTTGAGGCCGCCGTAAAGGCCGCCACGCCTGAAACTGCTAGTCCTGCGGACATCAGGGCGATGGTTGAAAGCGCCGTCGAGGCATCCGTCACACCCGGAGCCACCAGGGAAGAGATCCAGTCATTGGTGAGCAAGGCCGTGGCAGACTCAGCGGCCGCTTCCCAGCCGGGCGTCACTGCCGCGGAGGTCGAGGAGCTGGTCCAGAGTGCAGTCATGGGTGCATCCGAGAGCGCGGCGATGGCTGCGTCGGAAGCCGCATCCGAAGCGGCGGCGATGGCTGCGTCCAAGGCAGTCGAGGCTGCGGCGATGGAACGTGCGGATGGTGAAGAGAAGGTCTTGAAGATCTCCACCAACGCAGCGCCGCCTAACTTCAACCCGCTCATAGCAGTCAGCCGCACACAGGGCTGGGTGTTCAACCACATCTACTCGTCCCTCACAATGGCCGATCCGGAAGGGCAGAAGATGTCCCCCGACCTGGCTGAGCGTTGGGACACGGCAATGGACGGCTCGTACGTGACTTTCCACCTGCGCAAGAATGCGCAGTGGCACGACGGCACTCCGGTCACCGCCCACGACGTGGCGTGGTCCTACCACATGTACCTGAACGGAGAGACCGGTTCGAAGCGTACAGGTGTGCTCGCGCTGATCAAGGGAGGCGAGGCATACACCAAGGGCGAGGCTGAGTCCGTTGCGGGCATAGTGGTCGAAGACGACTACACAATACGTTTCGAGCAGGAGTTCCCCAACATCCTGTTCCTGCAGCAGACCATCTACCCCATCCTTCCCAAGCACATTCTCGGCGACGTTCCGCCTTCAGAGCTGGCGAATGAGAAGTTCTTCTTCGACTCGCCGTTGGGTTCGGGGCCGTTCAAGTTCGTCAGCTACATTCCTGACCAGCGAATCGAGTTCGAGGCCAATCCCGAGTACTACTTCGGCAGGCCGAACATAGACCGCGAGATCTTGTCGATTATCAAGTCGCCAGACGCCGTGCAGATCGCGCTGCAGCGTGGCGAGATCCACATGCCGATCTTCGATGGCGGCGAGAACGCTTCCACTGAGCAGTTCCAGGCGTTTATCCAGGACCCGCGATTCACCGTCGCCGCCTCGCGCGGTACGACGCTGATCTCTTACGCCTTCAACTCGAGGATGGAGCATCTCAACAACGACATGATGCGCCAGGCATTCCTGCACGCGCTAGACCGCCAGAAGTTGGTAGACACCTTCGCTCAGGGCAACGGGCTGATCTACAACTCGTTCCTGGTGCATGACTGGTACCAGCTGCCTGACTGGTCGCAGAAATACCCATACGATCCTGATAAGGCCAGGCAGCTCATCGCTGATTCCGGCTGGGACTCCAACACTGAGATCGGCGTGACGATCATCACGGTAACCAGCGAAGAGGCCAGGGCAATGCTCGCGGCCGAGCAGCAGATGCTCGCTGAGGTCGGCATCAAGATCAAGTTCCACGAGGTAGAGCTGTCGCTCTGGGTCGAGACGTTCTACGAGACCTATGAGTGGGACATGATTCGAGTGACGTTCGGCGTCTTCCCGGATCCTGACGGATTCCTGAGCTTCCACCTGAGGAGCGGCTCCAGGAACGCGATGGGATACGCGAACCCCGTTCTAGATGAGAAGATCGACAGGGGCAAGCGCTCGATCGATGTCGAAGAGCGCGCGATGATCTACCAGGAGATCAATGAGGAGATGCTGACGGAGCTGCCGCTTGCGCCCGTGCATCTGCTGAACCAGTGGTGGATCATAGACAAGAAGTTCAGCATTCCGTTCTTCGATATGCTGCCGGAGGCCAAGAGCTTCGCGACGGTGCCCATAGGGCCGGCGTATCTCGGACACTCTGACTGGCAGAAGTACCACATCGAACAGTGGGACCTGAACTGACGGAATAGACAACCTGCAGATCCTATTGGGACTGCCCGCGATGACGTTGCAATCAGCGTCTGCGTAATCGCCGGGTAGTCCTTGACCCACCGATTCGCATAGAAAACACCGGGAGCGAACTGCAAGACTCTGAAGTTGAGACGGTTCTATACGCCCCGACGCGCGAGTCAGCCAGCCGCTCTGAGGGAATTCGGCATTGGCCTCTTATCTTCTCCGACGCCTAGCACTGTTTGTGCCGATGCTCTTTGGCATCACGATGATTACTTTTGTAGTCGCGAACCTCGCTCCCGGAGACCCGATAAACGCCCTCATCAGTCCCGAAGACCAGCTCCGCGAGGAGGACCTAGAGCGCATGCGCCGCGCGCTCGGACTGGACAGACCAGTCCCCGTTCGCTACGCCGTATGGGTGAAGGAACTGCTCACAGGGAACTTCGGGTACTCCTACTTCACGAAGCAGCCGGTGCTGGACCGGGTCCTTCCGCGCCTGTTGCCAACGATCGAGCTGACAGGTGTCGCACTATTGATCTCACTCCTCGTTGGAGTTGGATTCGGGGTGATCTCCGCGTTGCGACAGTACAGCGTGTGGGACTATACCCTCAGTGTGCTCTCTCTCATCGGACTGTCGATCCCGACTTTCTTCTTCGGTTTGGTTGCGTTGTTGGTCTTCGGGCTGCTCTGGCCTGTGTTGCCAGTGTTTGGAATGTCGAGTGGAGAGCCCGACCTGCCTCTGTTGAACAAGGTCGGGGATAACCTGCGGCACACCTTACTGCCTGCGGCTGTTCTGTCGATTGACCTGGTGGCGACCAACACGCGATACGCTCGTACCGCGATGCTTGACGTGCTGGGCGCTGACTACGTTCGCACAGCCCGATCGAAGGGCCTCGATGAATGGGTGGTAATGGGCAGACACGCATTCAGGAACGCGGTGCTGCCCATCATCACGATCACAAGTCTCAGGCTGCCCCTGTTGCTGGGCGGCGCGGTCGTGATTGAGGTGGTCTTTTCATGGCCGGGCCTGGGGCAGCTCTCGGTCGATGCGATCCACCAACGTGACTACCCCGTGCTGATGGCGCTGACACTGTTCCTTTCGACTCTGGTCCTGGTTTCCAACCTGATGGCGGATGTCCTGTACGCCTACGCCGACCCAAGAATCCGCTACGACGATGCGTAACAGAAACGCCAGTGATAGGTAGACATGGCACTTGAGCTGACCCCAGAGAGAGAAGTCGATGAGATTACTCGGCGGTCCGGCCGTGGGATGTGGGTGCGTTTTCGCCGACACCGTCTTTCACTGCTCGGCATTGCGATCCTGGCCGTGTTCGCCTTCGGCTCGATCTTCGCGCCGCTCCTCTCTTTTCACGACCCCAATTACGTTGATCTGGACCAGATCAAGGACCCTCCCAGCCTGAATCACCTGCTTGGGACAGATTCTGCCGGGCGTGACGTATGGGCCAGGCTGCTGTTCGGTTCCAGGGTGACTCTCGTCATCGCAGCGTGCGCCCTGTTAATCGGCGTGTTCATTGGGTCCACTATTGGGCTGGTTTCGGGTTACTTTGGCGGATGGATCGACAATGTGTTGATGCGCTTCACCGAACTGGTCATGACCTTCCCGCAGCTGTTCGCGCTGATAATCCTGGTGTCCATCATCGGCGGCAGCGTCTTCAATATCATGTGGATTATCGGCATCCTCGGCTGGACGGGAATCGCGCGTCTTGTCCGGGGTCAGGTGTTGATGATACGTGAGATGGAGTATGTGACCGCCGCAGAGGCACTTGGCGCGAGCGACTGGCGCATCCTGTCCTCGCACATCCTGCCTGCCACCATGCCGTACGTGGCAGTTGCCGGAACACTTGGCCTTGCCAGTGCAATACTCATCGAGGCAGCGCTGAACTTCCTTGGGCTCGGTGTCCAGATCCCCACGCCCACGTGGGGCAACATGATGACCGCTGCCCAATCGATCCACGTCATCCAGAACGAGCCATGGCTGTGGATTCCTCCCGGTCTGGCTATCGCGCTGACCGTGCTTGCGGTCAACTTCGTTGGCGACGGGATACGAGACGCTCTCGACCCTCGAATCCAGATCGAGTAGGTCCTTCGACGACATGAGAACAGTGGTGATCAGGGAACCCTACAGGGTGGTCGTCGAACAGGCCGAGACGCCTGAACCAGAACCCGGACAGATTGTGGTCCGCACTACGCTTTCGGGGATCAGCGCCGGGACTGAAATGAACCTGTATCGTGGGACCAACCCCGACCTCGTCAGGCGACGCTGGGGAGAGCAGTTCGCCTATCCGTTCGTGCCCGGATACCAGGCGCTCGGCACCGTGGTGCACCGCAACCCGGAAGTAACAGGCTTCGAGGTCGGAGACCGCGTCTTCACAGGCGGCAGTCACTCGGAGATCACCGTGGCCAACACCAGCCGCTGCTTCAGGTTGCCCGACGACCTCACCGATGAGCAGGCATCCCTACTGTCCGTCGCGCGGGTTGCTTTGCACGGCGTCCGCAGGGGCAAAATCGAGTTTGGGGAGAGCGTTGCCGTTGTCGGTATGGGGCTGATGGGACAGCTCGCCATCCAGCACGCACGTCTCGCCGGAGCGGCCTCTACCATAGCTGTAGACATAGATCCGTGGCGTCTCGAGGTTGCCCGAGAACTGGGTGCTGACCATGTAATTGACCCCAGCTCAGGCGATCCAGCCCAGCAGATCATGGACTACACCGAGTCCGGAGCCGACGTGGTACTGGAGACCGCCGGCGTCTCCTCAGCGGTTCCCGTGGCGCTCGCGCTCGGACGATACGGAGCCAGGGTAGTAATCGTCGGATGGCATCTTCAGCCCATATCGATAGAACTCGCTGAAGACCTGCTGTACAAGGAGTTGGACCTCCTGCCGTCGCGTGCCGGCGGTCTCGGTGACGAAGCACCCCCACACGTGCTGCGATGGAACACTCGGCGAAACACTGAACTTCTCATTCAGCTTCTGGTCGAAGATAGCCTGCAGGTGGACAGACTCGTGACTCACGTCG carries:
- a CDS encoding ABC transporter permease, with the translated sequence MASYLLRRLALFVPMLFGITMITFVVANLAPGDPINALISPEDQLREEDLERMRRALGLDRPVPVRYAVWVKELLTGNFGYSYFTKQPVLDRVLPRLLPTIELTGVALLISLLVGVGFGVISALRQYSVWDYTLSVLSLIGLSIPTFFFGLVALLVFGLLWPVLPVFGMSSGEPDLPLLNKVGDNLRHTLLPAAVLSIDLVATNTRYARTAMLDVLGADYVRTARSKGLDEWVVMGRHAFRNAVLPIITITSLRLPLLLGGAVVIEVVFSWPGLGQLSVDAIHQRDYPVLMALTLFLSTLVLVSNLMADVLYAYADPRIRYDDA
- a CDS encoding ABC transporter permease — protein: MWVRFRRHRLSLLGIAILAVFAFGSIFAPLLSFHDPNYVDLDQIKDPPSLNHLLGTDSAGRDVWARLLFGSRVTLVIAACALLIGVFIGSTIGLVSGYFGGWIDNVLMRFTELVMTFPQLFALIILVSIIGGSVFNIMWIIGILGWTGIARLVRGQVLMIREMEYVTAAEALGASDWRILSSHILPATMPYVAVAGTLGLASAILIEAALNFLGLGVQIPTPTWGNMMTAAQSIHVIQNEPWLWIPPGLAIALTVLAVNFVGDGIRDALDPRIQIE
- a CDS encoding zinc-binding alcohol dehydrogenase, which translates into the protein MIREPYRVVVEQAETPEPEPGQIVVRTTLSGISAGTEMNLYRGTNPDLVRRRWGEQFAYPFVPGYQALGTVVHRNPEVTGFEVGDRVFTGGSHSEITVANTSRCFRLPDDLTDEQASLLSVARVALHGVRRGKIEFGESVAVVGMGLMGQLAIQHARLAGAASTIAVDIDPWRLEVARELGADHVIDPSSGDPAQQIMDYTESGADVVLETAGVSSAVPVALALGRYGARVVIVGWHLQPISIELAEDLLYKELDLLPSRAGGLGDEAPPHVLRWNTRRNTELLIQLLVEDSLQVDRLVTHVVPAENIASVYEMIHKRSEQSLHVALDWRDY